A single window of Sphingobacterium sp. ML3W DNA harbors:
- a CDS encoding BamA/TamA family outer membrane protein — translation MKNNNQFIALTIMLGLFIASCSTTKNLKEGQSLYVDGHVDIESDTIPKAQKEALATHLEAVLTPQPNKSLFGWRYKLAFNNMAGDSVGKNFIRRQLKKMGEEPVLLSDVNREYNENLLRNRLENIGFFNAEVKSDTTVKDKEATIHYIATTNLIYRIKSVTFSVDSTKQLGRDILQSRDKSLLKVGKHYNLDDIMNERDRIDNELKNIGYYYFSPDYILVEVDSTIGDHKVDLFVTIKPETPAIAKAPSQINNIYIYPNYTDEGTGYQRAPRNPQLFDSSLYFIDPKNTFRKPVIANHIFFRKGDRYNRGAHNKTISHLVNLNSFKFVKNNFVDSKEVKNGLDVYYYLTPLPKKSIRVELLGKMASVYNGSELNVNWQLRNAFKGAELLSLNVFGGYETQTGGSVSLNSSYYRYGADLTLTFPRILSPFKIDPSRRFIPKTYIKTGFEFLNRTKAYTLRSLTLDYGYIWQESEEKQHDLGLIEITYVQPSRISDEYKAQMDTVPTLKHAIEPQFTIGPNYNFTLSNTMNKNLKNTFYFKGNLDLSGNVIGLIKGANYKEGKTFKLFDAYFSQYIKISGDGRHYLKLSENSQLASRVSLGLSYSYGNSRALPYLKQYYVGGPNSIRAFAARAIGPGTLKPQNIGTDKFYADQTGDIKLELNTEYRAKLAGFVHWAAFIDAGNVWLQNTDEEKPGAKFSKDFLTELAVGGGLGLRFDFTFLILRTDFAIPLRVPYLEKGDRWVIKDIDLGSRAWRKNNLMFNLAIGYPF, via the coding sequence ATGAAAAATAACAATCAATTTATAGCACTAACCATTATGCTAGGGCTTTTCATTGCCTCTTGTTCGACCACCAAAAACCTAAAAGAAGGTCAGTCTCTTTATGTCGATGGTCACGTTGACATTGAGTCGGATACGATACCTAAAGCACAGAAAGAAGCATTAGCAACCCATCTAGAAGCAGTGCTTACACCACAACCAAATAAATCATTATTTGGTTGGCGTTATAAACTGGCTTTTAATAATATGGCCGGTGACTCTGTGGGGAAAAATTTCATACGTCGACAATTAAAAAAGATGGGTGAAGAACCTGTTCTACTGAGTGATGTCAATAGAGAATATAATGAAAATCTGCTCCGAAATAGACTTGAAAATATTGGTTTTTTCAATGCTGAGGTGAAATCAGATACAACGGTTAAGGATAAGGAAGCTACGATTCACTATATTGCTACCACCAATCTTATTTACCGCATCAAAAGCGTCACGTTTTCTGTAGACAGCACAAAACAACTCGGGAGGGATATTCTCCAATCACGAGATAAATCCCTTTTAAAAGTGGGGAAACACTATAACTTGGATGATATTATGAACGAGCGTGATCGTATCGATAATGAACTCAAAAATATAGGATATTACTATTTTAGCCCTGATTACATTTTAGTAGAAGTGGATAGTACCATTGGTGACCATAAAGTTGATTTATTTGTAACGATTAAGCCCGAAACACCTGCGATTGCGAAAGCTCCGTCGCAAATTAATAATATTTACATCTATCCAAACTATACAGATGAAGGTACAGGTTACCAACGTGCACCACGTAATCCCCAATTATTTGACAGTTCTCTCTATTTTATTGACCCAAAAAACACCTTTAGAAAACCGGTTATAGCCAATCATATTTTCTTTAGAAAAGGGGATCGCTATAATCGAGGAGCGCATAACAAAACCATTAGCCATTTGGTTAATCTCAACAGTTTTAAATTTGTAAAGAACAATTTTGTCGATAGCAAGGAGGTCAAAAATGGTCTAGATGTGTATTACTACCTGACACCTCTTCCGAAGAAATCAATCCGTGTTGAATTATTGGGTAAAATGGCTTCTGTCTACAATGGTTCAGAGCTGAATGTTAACTGGCAACTTCGTAATGCCTTTAAAGGAGCCGAATTACTAAGTCTCAATGTCTTCGGAGGATATGAGACCCAAACAGGTGGAAGTGTCAGCCTTAATTCAAGCTACTACCGCTATGGTGCCGATCTTACATTGACTTTCCCTCGCATTTTGTCGCCCTTTAAGATTGACCCGAGCCGTAGATTTATTCCGAAAACTTATATCAAGACAGGTTTTGAATTTCTAAATAGAACAAAGGCTTATACCCTACGTTCACTTACATTGGACTACGGTTATATTTGGCAAGAGTCAGAAGAAAAACAACATGATTTGGGTTTAATCGAGATCACTTATGTTCAACCGAGCCGTATCTCGGACGAATATAAAGCTCAAATGGATACTGTACCAACGCTGAAACACGCGATTGAACCACAATTTACGATTGGACCCAATTACAATTTCACATTATCCAACACGATGAACAAAAATCTAAAGAACACCTTTTATTTTAAAGGTAATCTAGATTTATCAGGTAATGTAATCGGTTTAATTAAAGGTGCTAATTATAAAGAGGGAAAAACATTTAAACTTTTTGACGCCTATTTCTCGCAATATATTAAGATAAGTGGAGACGGTAGGCACTACCTGAAACTGAGTGAAAATTCGCAACTTGCCTCCCGTGTTAGTTTGGGTCTCAGTTACTCGTATGGTAACTCTCGTGCCCTTCCCTACTTAAAACAATATTATGTAGGGGGACCAAATAGTATTCGAGCCTTTGCAGCTCGAGCCATTGGACCTGGAACATTAAAGCCACAGAATATAGGAACTGATAAATTCTATGCAGACCAAACCGGAGATATCAAATTGGAACTAAATACAGAATACCGTGCTAAATTAGCAGGATTTGTACATTGGGCTGCATTCATTGATGCGGGTAACGTATGGCTTCAAAATACAGATGAAGAAAAGCCCGGTGCAAAATTCAGTAAAGACTTCTTAACAGAATTAGCTGTTGGAGGAGGTTTGGGACTAAGGTTTGACTTCACTTTCCTGATTCTTAGAACAGATTTTGCAATACCTCTACGTGTGCCTTATTTAGAAAAAGGTGATCGATGGGTGATAAAAGATATCGATTTGGGAAGTAGAGCTTGGCGAAAAAACAACCTGATGTTCAATTTAGCTATCGGCTATCCATTCTAA